A DNA window from Loxodonta africana isolate mLoxAfr1 chromosome 7, mLoxAfr1.hap2, whole genome shotgun sequence contains the following coding sequences:
- the PRR33 gene encoding proline-rich protein 33, whose protein sequence is MLISGTVMPPEAGCPSPQGPPGPPPPLLPKPGKDNLRLQKLLRKAAWKKMGIGGTLSPPGAFRASLSPVSEASHDQEATTPQATTPWAATSRASTLHAATPRATTQRATTPCPAEGPHMVAASSHSLHTPVIHHVAPPLQKSTFSFSLTQRRSLAAHFKAAEPTQPLGYYAPISAPVAGGTHVSQVQIRLSPSLSTGTPELPRTDRDAALNTPSPQPLIPIAHIRPLPTGAQVTNPQPEETPVPRTPPGFQASVPREASTRMVVPIAPPFHSSGSLAHSLAPEASELQPTEKRPVAGPGDEAKQVCSPHGVSSPALPSGPHPCPVPRVASKPRLSGWTRLKKQLMVEEVEPPAQSPAQSPGATRQEKVAPALPAPRPPTFRASKMWDAVLYHMSVVGDQSRTAGPGEGTRTLTSMSRLPFLCRPRFNARKLQEAAVRPPPKALPALRLSPQPENFNRTAAGWRLQ, encoded by the coding sequence ATGCTCATCTCTGGCACAGTGATGCCCCCCGAAGCAGGATGCCCCAGCCCTCAGGGCCCCCCTGGCCCACCACCGCCCCTGCTGCCCAAGCCAGGCAAGGACAACCTGCGTCTGCAGAAGCTGCTGAGGAAGGCAGCCTGGAAGAAGATGGGCATTGGGGGGACACTTTCCCCACCTGGGGCCTTCCGTGCCTCCCTGTCCCCCGTGAGCGAGGCAAGCCACGACCAGGAGGCCACCACCCCGCAGGCCACCACCCCGTGGGCCGCCACGTCACGGGCCAGCACCTTGCACGCCGCTACCCCACGTGCCACCACCCAGCGTGCCACCACCCCATGCCCTGCCGAGGGCCCCCACATGGTGGCCGCCTCATCCCACTCCCTGCACACACCCGTCATCCACCACGTGGCGCCACCCCTGCAGAAGTCCACTTTCTCCTTCAGCCTCACACAGCGCAGAAGCCTGGCTGCCCACTTCaaggctgcagagcccacccagccCCTTGGCTACTATGCCCCCATCTCAGCCCCGGTGGCGGGGGGCACCCATGTCAGCCAGGTGCAGATCCGGCTCAGCCCGTCCCTGAGCACTGGGACCCCCGAGCTCCCCAGGACTGACAGAGATGCAGCCTTGAATACCCCCAGTCCCCAGCCGCTGATTCCCATAGCCCACATCCGCCCACTGCCCACTGGGGCCCAGGTCACCAACCCCCAGCCTGAGGAGACCCCTGTGCCCAGGACTCCACCTGGTTTCCAGGCCTCTGTGCCCAGAGAAGCCAGCACTCGGATGGTGGTGCCCATAGCGCCCCCCTTCCACTCCTCGGGATCCCTGGCTCACAGCCTGGCCCCTGAGGCCTCTGAACTGCAACCCACGGAGAAGCGCCCCGTGGCTGGCCCCGGGGATGAGGCCAAGCAAGTCTGCAGTCCCCACGGGGTCTCGTCTCCTGCTCTGCCCTCAGGCCCCCATCCCTGCCCTGTTCCCAGAGTGGCGTCCAAGCCCAGGCTCAGTGGCTGGACACGCCTAAAGAAACAGCTCATGGTGGAAGAGGTGGAGCCCCCAGCCCAGAGCCCGGCACAGAGTCCTGGGGCCACGCGGCAGGAAAAGGTTGCACCTGCCCTCCCAGCGCCCCGACCCCCCACCTTCCGGGCCTCCAAGATGTGGGACGCTGTGCTGTACCACATGTCAGTGGTCGGGGACCAGAGCCGCACGGCAGGGCCTGGCGAGGGAACACGCACCCTGACCAGCATGTCTCGGCTCCCCTTTCTGTGCCGACCCCGCTTCAACGCCCGCAAGCTGCAGGAGGCTGCCGTGAGGCCCCCACCCAAGGCCCTTCCTGCCCTGCGGCTGAGCCCCCAGCCCGAGAACTTCAACCGGACTGCAGCTGGCTGGCGGCTCCAGTGA
- the TNNT3 gene encoding troponin T, fast skeletal muscle — protein sequence MELQALIDSHFEARKKEEEELVALKERIEKRRAERAEQQRIRAEKERERQNRLAEEKARREEEDAKRRAEDDLKKKKALSSMGANYSSYLTKADQKRGKKQTAREMKKKILAERRKPLNIDHLGEDKLRDKAKELWDTLYRLETDKFEFGEKLKRQKYDITNFRSRIDQAQKHSKKAGATAKGKVGGRWK from the exons ATGGAGCTCCAGGCTCTCATTGACAGCCACTTCGAAGCtcggaagaaggaggaggaggagctggtTGCTCTCAAGGAAAGAATT GAGAAGCGCCGTGCAGAGAGAGCTGAACAACAGAGAATCCGAGCCGAGAAGGAGAGGGAGCGCCAGAACAGATTGGCA GAGGAGAAAgccaggagggaggaggaggatgcCAAGAGGAGAGCTGAGGATGACCTGAAGAAGAAAAAGgctctgtcctccatgggtgccAACTACAGCAGCTACCTGACCAAG GCTGACCAGAAGAGAGGCAAGAAGCAGACTGCTCGGGAGATGAAAAAGAAGATACTGGCCGAGAGGCGAAAGCCGCTCAACATTGACCACCTCGGCGAGGACAAGCTGCG GGACAAGGCCAAGGAGCTCTGGGACACCCTGTACCGGCTGGAGACTGACAAGTTCGAGTTTGGGGAGAAACTGAAGCGTCAGAAATATGAC ATCACCAACTTCAGGAGCCGTATCGACCAGGCCCAGAAGCA CAGCAAGAAGGCTGGTGCCACGGCCAAGGGTAAGGTCGGTGGGCGCTGGAAGTAA